A window of Desulfobacterales bacterium contains these coding sequences:
- a CDS encoding dihydropteroate synthase has translation MILIGESLNVMGKTIGAALKARDPKPIQEEALFQKEKGMDYIDINLGPAKKDGVELMPWVVQTVQEVVSDIPLALDTSNIDAIEAGLKVYKETPQPPLINSIMCRPERYEKMVPIAAEYNADFIALLWGPEGLPRDENERAALCVELLYFANEAGVPNEKIWVDGIVTPVNIQQDQVVALKNFYDMLQDIAPGAKSTCGLSNISNGPPAHLRPILNQTYMVMLQRSGMYSVISDPRDEKLTEIAKGNREDIVEMIYKAMDGEAPSPSELDKEMADYVKTVDVIMGRTLYSDSWLEL, from the coding sequence ATGATTCTAATCGGAGAGAGTCTAAACGTCATGGGCAAGACCATTGGGGCTGCCCTTAAGGCGCGCGACCCAAAGCCCATCCAGGAAGAGGCCCTGTTTCAGAAAGAAAAGGGCATGGATTATATTGACATCAATCTGGGGCCTGCTAAAAAAGACGGCGTGGAGTTGATGCCGTGGGTGGTCCAGACAGTTCAGGAAGTGGTATCGGATATTCCGCTGGCCCTGGATACATCCAATATTGACGCCATTGAAGCCGGGCTGAAGGTTTATAAGGAGACCCCGCAGCCGCCGCTGATCAATTCCATTATGTGCCGCCCTGAGCGGTATGAAAAGATGGTGCCCATTGCAGCCGAGTACAATGCGGACTTTATTGCACTCCTGTGGGGCCCGGAAGGGCTTCCCCGGGATGAGAATGAGCGGGCGGCCCTTTGCGTGGAATTGCTCTATTTTGCCAATGAGGCCGGGGTTCCGAATGAAAAGATCTGGGTGGACGGCATTGTGACCCCGGTCAACATCCAGCAGGATCAGGTGGTGGCGCTTAAGAATTTCTATGATATGCTGCAGGATATCGCCCCCGGCGCCAAGAGCACCTGCGGACTGTCCAACATTTCCAACGGTCCCCCGGCGCACCTGCGGCCGATTTTAAATCAGACCTACATGGTGATGCTGCAGCGCTCCGGGATGTACTCGGTGATCTCTGATCCCCGGGACGAAAAACTGACAGAGATTGCCAAAGGCAATCGCGAGGATATCGTGGAGATGATCTATAAGGCAATGGACGGTGAAGCCCCGTCACCCAGTGAACTGGACAAGGAAATGGCCGATTACGTCAAGACCGTTGACGTTATTATGGGCCGGACCCTTTACTCGGATTCCTGGCTGGAACTGTAA
- a CDS encoding VanZ family protein, translating to MRVFKPYLQKTAAGAFIGLLVGITYLALTPITHEVSTLCWDKLNHLGAYLFLGILADLGFLTGSRLGWKLCLLLAYSFLIETVQHFIPNRQFSGFDMFANGLGLILAYLVLRAIQKTPVYQSFQHQ from the coding sequence ATGCGCGTATTTAAACCATACCTGCAAAAAACGGCTGCCGGGGCATTTATTGGGCTGCTTGTCGGGATTACTTACCTGGCGCTGACCCCGATTACCCATGAGGTGTCCACCCTATGCTGGGACAAGCTGAATCATCTGGGGGCCTATCTGTTCCTGGGCATTCTTGCGGATCTCGGGTTTTTAACCGGCTCCCGGCTTGGCTGGAAGCTCTGCCTGCTTCTTGCGTATTCTTTTCTGATTGAAACCGTCCAGCACTTTATTCCCAATCGGCAGTTTTCCGGTTTTGATATGTTTGCCAACGGATTGGGACTGATACTTGCCTATCTCGTTCTGCGGGCAATTCAAAAAACACCGGTCTATCAATCATTTCAGCATCAATAA
- a CDS encoding toprim domain-containing protein, with the protein MPAGDLRTRQIEALKASEYWISGKTRDNGRTISPLKCPECGQAKAWAYSAAPNAINCNRANQCGAVVKLSELFPDLYQKIEKEFPPTKKDPHRPAAKYLETRGLSKSLEGLHYEYWKDVRKTGSGAVMFPVGEPGKKPYNGRLISPPPGEGKTHNWGSTAGWFWKHPGREYDLEKEILVTEAIINSLSLDENGLQSIAALSAGQDPGNLGLSEFKKLTAAFDNDPAGRRALRKWKRHFDGKAGVEFRAILPPAGVDWNDLLVSWGQNARASFDANRPEYEFQGRLALANSPQEYADLWYEWRQVPPGLFDYDGEIYFAALKRVGKEEVLTVAKQANFICEVNHFALDATSRDRPEYMYNITVNPKTGRPVSFIASAEDLGQPGQMSKLFLARAKSWWAGERKPSVQLAKRISETRAPVVRQAQRVGYDADSRCYLFKHFIIKPDGRAELPNDKGFFEVKRREYLRPPSNGVVDRLIKPERGENDVVSLYTKLCLAWGDKAAVGMAWAVASWFVHLISEALGFMPFLSFHGEPHTGKSSLIQFMQACQGYDGEGLPMIRANTAKGRIRELAQRSSMFCALLEANAGESARMDFDQFLTLYNFGDLQVRARTTNSLETQTIHFKSTLAFIQNHEAFSSAAMRERVLSVRFDDEALSAHSKAVYDELKTIPRSEWAAVLPAVLRHRQTFENKWLDYFNQARRELSGLGNVRLEENHALVLAFHRIFTEVFHIEYDLAPAIRGLTKAKIQEVEAKPSGLADFFFDSCFSLIRNKTEEAKCCIDWPGLQGIGASREPPAAGQLCFSLNAVMDLYGQFRATVKDLQAALRAHPAYVASNKNHRYAIEPDGTRPTKKSWFFDLAKIPRLDEDDEDTEEGPDDAEGRPPFD; encoded by the coding sequence ATGCCGGCCGGGGATCTTCGTACCCGCCAGATTGAAGCGCTGAAGGCTTCAGAGTATTGGATTTCCGGCAAAACCCGGGATAACGGCCGGACAATTTCCCCCTTGAAATGCCCGGAATGTGGACAGGCGAAAGCCTGGGCGTATTCAGCGGCGCCGAATGCCATAAACTGTAACCGGGCTAACCAGTGCGGCGCCGTGGTCAAGCTCAGTGAACTTTTTCCGGATCTTTACCAAAAGATAGAAAAAGAGTTCCCGCCTACAAAAAAAGATCCTCACCGGCCGGCCGCCAAGTATCTTGAAACCCGGGGTCTGTCAAAAAGCCTTGAAGGGCTTCATTATGAATACTGGAAAGACGTTAGAAAAACCGGGTCCGGTGCCGTCATGTTTCCCGTGGGGGAGCCAGGCAAAAAGCCCTACAACGGCCGCCTGATAAGCCCGCCACCGGGGGAGGGCAAGACGCATAATTGGGGATCAACCGCCGGCTGGTTTTGGAAACATCCCGGCCGCGAGTATGATTTAGAAAAAGAAATCCTTGTTACCGAGGCCATCATTAATTCTTTATCCCTGGATGAGAATGGCCTTCAAAGCATTGCCGCATTATCCGCCGGGCAAGATCCGGGGAATTTGGGTTTATCCGAATTTAAAAAGCTGACAGCCGCTTTTGATAACGATCCAGCCGGCCGGCGGGCGCTGCGAAAATGGAAACGGCATTTTGACGGCAAAGCCGGCGTGGAGTTCCGGGCGATTTTGCCGCCGGCGGGCGTCGATTGGAATGATTTGTTAGTGTCCTGGGGCCAGAATGCGCGGGCGTCGTTTGATGCAAATCGGCCGGAATATGAATTTCAGGGCCGCTTAGCGCTGGCAAACTCCCCGCAAGAATATGCTGATTTATGGTACGAGTGGCGCCAGGTCCCGCCCGGTCTCTTTGATTACGATGGGGAAATTTATTTTGCCGCATTGAAACGGGTCGGCAAAGAAGAAGTGCTGACAGTAGCTAAGCAGGCTAATTTTATCTGCGAAGTCAATCATTTTGCCTTAGATGCCACAAGCCGGGATCGGCCGGAATACATGTATAATATCACCGTCAATCCTAAAACCGGCCGCCCGGTTTCATTTATTGCCAGTGCTGAGGACCTGGGGCAGCCGGGGCAAATGTCCAAGCTGTTTCTTGCCCGGGCCAAGTCATGGTGGGCGGGCGAACGTAAGCCATCTGTGCAATTGGCAAAGCGAATTAGCGAAACGCGCGCGCCCGTAGTCCGGCAAGCTCAGCGCGTGGGATATGATGCGGATTCAAGGTGCTATCTGTTCAAGCATTTTATAATCAAGCCGGACGGCCGGGCCGAATTGCCAAATGACAAGGGGTTTTTTGAGGTCAAGCGCCGGGAATACCTCCGGCCGCCATCAAACGGCGTGGTGGATCGGCTAATAAAGCCCGAGCGGGGCGAAAATGATGTGGTTTCCCTTTATACAAAGCTATGCCTTGCCTGGGGGGATAAAGCCGCCGTGGGCATGGCCTGGGCGGTTGCATCCTGGTTTGTCCACCTGATTTCTGAAGCCCTGGGGTTTATGCCGTTTTTATCTTTCCACGGTGAGCCGCACACCGGCAAATCTTCCTTGATACAGTTCATGCAGGCTTGCCAGGGTTATGACGGGGAAGGGTTGCCTATGATCCGGGCGAATACCGCAAAGGGCCGTATACGCGAGCTTGCTCAGCGGTCAAGTATGTTTTGTGCCCTCCTGGAGGCAAACGCGGGGGAGAGTGCCCGGATGGATTTCGATCAATTCCTTACCCTATATAATTTCGGTGATCTGCAAGTCAGAGCCCGAACCACAAACAGCCTGGAAACCCAAACGATTCACTTCAAATCAACGCTTGCCTTTATTCAAAATCATGAAGCCTTTTCAAGCGCGGCCATGCGAGAGCGGGTCTTATCTGTCCGCTTTGATGATGAAGCCCTATCAGCTCATAGCAAAGCCGTTTATGATGAATTGAAAACCATTCCCCGGAGCGAGTGGGCGGCGGTCCTGCCGGCTGTGCTTCGCCATCGGCAAACTTTTGAAAATAAATGGCTGGATTATTTCAATCAAGCCCGCCGGGAATTGTCCGGCCTGGGCAATGTACGGCTTGAAGAAAATCACGCCTTGGTTTTGGCTTTTCACCGTATTTTTACTGAGGTTTTCCACATTGAATACGATTTAGCGCCTGCCATTCGAGGGTTAACAAAAGCCAAGATCCAGGAAGTAGAGGCCAAGCCGTCGGGCCTTGCTGACTTCTTCTTTGATAGCTGCTTCAGCCTTATTCGCAATAAGACCGAGGAGGCCAAGTGCTGCATTGATTGGCCTGGTCTCCAGGGAATAGGTGCCAGTAGAGAACCACCGGCTGCCGGCCAGCTCTGTTTCTCCCTCAATGCCGTCATGGATCTTTATGGACAGTTCCGGGCGACGGTGAAGGATCTTCAAGCCGCATTGCGGGCGCACCCCGCCTATGTCGCAAGCAATAAAAATCATCGGTATGCCATCGAGCCGGACGGCACCCGGCCGACGAAAAAGAGCTGGTTCTTTGATCTGGCAAAGATCCCCCGGCTTGATGAAGATGATGAAGATACAGAAGAGGGGCCGGATGACGCTGAGGGTCGGCCGCCATTTGATTAA
- a CDS encoding DUF3786 domain-containing protein — protein sequence MARVDDYFNAKKIAVKSLSAHVLDEIAACTEFEVTDEGFRIPFLTRTYRVSFPDFEFVDENDADAEVPIQEQVLILHYMSAMEKKPVSGKWIAYREIPGAAFYYSSFVKRAIDPLKKVFGQNTAGLPPAADKIGGKAIDNGDVGYEFRVLPKVPLQLILWEGDEEFAPEANILFDETAGSYMSPEDAAWLAGMLVYRLIALSKS from the coding sequence ATGGCACGGGTGGATGATTATTTTAATGCAAAAAAAATCGCGGTAAAAAGCCTATCAGCCCATGTGCTTGATGAAATTGCCGCATGTACGGAGTTCGAGGTAACAGATGAGGGCTTTCGGATTCCGTTTTTAACCCGGACGTACCGGGTCAGTTTTCCGGATTTTGAGTTTGTGGATGAAAACGATGCGGATGCGGAAGTCCCCATCCAGGAGCAGGTGCTGATTCTTCATTATATGAGCGCCATGGAAAAAAAACCGGTTTCCGGCAAGTGGATCGCCTACCGGGAAATACCGGGCGCGGCATTTTATTACAGCTCCTTTGTCAAGCGCGCCATTGATCCGTTAAAGAAAGTGTTCGGTCAGAATACGGCCGGTCTGCCGCCGGCAGCGGACAAAATCGGGGGAAAGGCCATTGATAACGGGGACGTGGGCTATGAATTCCGGGTACTGCCCAAAGTGCCGCTTCAGCTGATCCTGTGGGAAGGCGATGAGGAGTTTGCGCCAGAGGCCAATATCCTGTTTGATGAAACCGCGGGCAGCTATATGTCGCCCGAGGATGCGGCCTGGCTGGCGGGCATGCTGGTTTATCGGCTGATTGCCCTGAGCAAATCGTAG
- the acsB gene encoding acetyl-CoA decarbonylase/synthase complex subunit alpha/beta, whose protein sequence is MSKLVAFAAIQGGYKVVSSVEGEYEMMLQSYNADTPVQFPNTGYFLPVIYSLTGLKVETLEDLRAPLDFAKKLLPPHIKGKHHLPYLGPLLDAGMAAILAYEIKEALRIVREPDFYYPYEDPDLENGKKWVGPADDIVLRKRGVEFVDGSAPGFAAIVGAAPDSATAKKIVEDYQRRNLYIFCAAQHHGTSVIDQLIKEDVQVGWNTRIVPFGPDISSAVFALGFANRAAMAFGGLQPGDYKKILKYNKDRIFAFVNALGDVGTEWGVAAAGCVNWGFPTLADTDIPEILPTGICTYEHVVANVPHDEIVQRSVEVRGLKVQVSEIDIPCAFGPAYEGERVRGKDLHSQMGGGKTQCTELAKMADMKEIEDGKVEVVGKDVTDIKEGDTLPLGIYVQIAGREFQADFEPILERQIHHLVNYIQGVMHIGQRDISWIRVSKAAIEKGFTLKDIGVVLHAKMHQDFGKVLDKVQVTLYTKKDDVAKLTERARAEYKQRDERVENMKDEDVETYYSCTLCQSFAPNHVCTVSPERTGLCGAYNWMDCRASYEINPTGPNQPVQKGEVIDARLGQWKGVNEFLYKASRGAVDHYNFYSIVHDPMTTCGCCEAIAAVLPSCNGVMTVNREYSGETPCGMKFTTLAGVMGGGATTPGFVGHSKFNTIQRKFIRGDGPADMDEGGLLRIVWMPKMLKEELKDKIDSRAEELGVPDFYDKIADESVGTTEEEVVEFLKEKGHPAMKLDSIVG, encoded by the coding sequence ATGTCTAAATTAGTTGCGTTTGCTGCCATACAGGGCGGCTACAAGGTTGTGTCTTCGGTTGAAGGCGAATATGAAATGATGCTCCAAAGCTATAATGCGGATACACCGGTGCAGTTTCCCAATACCGGGTACTTTCTGCCGGTGATCTATTCCCTGACCGGTCTTAAGGTCGAAACCCTTGAGGATCTGCGGGCGCCGCTGGACTTTGCCAAGAAACTGCTTCCCCCGCACATTAAGGGCAAGCATCACCTGCCGTATCTCGGGCCCCTTCTGGACGCCGGCATGGCGGCGATTCTTGCTTATGAAATCAAGGAGGCCCTGAGAATCGTTCGGGAGCCGGATTTCTACTATCCGTATGAAGACCCGGATCTGGAAAACGGCAAGAAATGGGTCGGCCCGGCAGATGATATTGTCCTGAGAAAGCGTGGCGTTGAGTTCGTGGACGGCTCGGCCCCCGGGTTTGCGGCCATCGTGGGCGCAGCCCCGGATTCGGCGACCGCTAAAAAGATTGTTGAAGACTATCAGCGGCGGAATCTTTATATTTTCTGCGCAGCCCAGCATCATGGCACCTCGGTGATTGATCAGCTGATTAAGGAAGATGTGCAGGTCGGATGGAACACCCGAATCGTGCCCTTTGGGCCGGACATCTCTTCAGCCGTATTTGCCCTGGGCTTTGCCAACCGCGCGGCCATGGCGTTTGGTGGCCTGCAGCCGGGTGATTATAAGAAGATCCTCAAATACAACAAGGACCGGATCTTTGCCTTTGTCAATGCTTTGGGCGATGTCGGCACCGAATGGGGCGTGGCAGCGGCCGGCTGCGTGAATTGGGGCTTTCCGACCCTGGCGGATACGGATATTCCGGAGATCCTGCCCACCGGTATCTGCACCTATGAGCACGTGGTGGCCAATGTGCCCCATGATGAAATCGTGCAGCGCTCGGTCGAGGTCCGGGGCCTTAAGGTCCAGGTCTCTGAAATTGATATCCCCTGCGCGTTCGGTCCGGCCTATGAGGGTGAGCGGGTCCGCGGCAAAGACCTGCATTCCCAGATGGGCGGCGGCAAGACCCAGTGCACCGAGCTTGCCAAGATGGCGGATATGAAAGAGATCGAAGACGGCAAGGTCGAAGTCGTCGGCAAGGATGTCACCGACATCAAGGAAGGCGATACCCTGCCGCTGGGTATTTATGTGCAAATCGCCGGGCGGGAATTCCAGGCTGACTTTGAGCCGATTCTCGAGCGCCAGATCCACCATCTGGTCAACTACATCCAGGGCGTCATGCATATCGGCCAGCGCGACATCTCCTGGATCCGGGTGAGCAAGGCAGCCATTGAAAAAGGATTCACCCTAAAGGATATCGGTGTGGTACTGCATGCCAAGATGCACCAGGATTTCGGCAAGGTGCTGGACAAAGTCCAGGTCACCCTCTATACCAAAAAAGATGATGTTGCCAAGCTCACCGAGCGGGCCCGCGCTGAATACAAACAGCGGGATGAGCGGGTTGAGAATATGAAGGACGAGGATGTGGAAACCTATTACTCCTGCACCCTCTGCCAGTCTTTTGCCCCCAACCATGTCTGCACGGTCAGCCCTGAGCGGACCGGCCTTTGCGGGGCCTATAACTGGATGGACTGCCGGGCCTCCTATGAGATCAACCCCACCGGTCCCAACCAGCCGGTCCAGAAAGGTGAGGTCATTGACGCGCGGCTCGGCCAGTGGAAAGGCGTAAATGAATTCCTTTACAAGGCCTCCCGCGGTGCGGTGGATCATTACAACTTCTACTCCATCGTGCATGATCCCATGACCACTTGCGGCTGCTGCGAGGCTATTGCCGCCGTATTGCCGAGTTGCAACGGGGTTATGACGGTGAACCGCGAGTACAGCGGCGAGACCCCCTGCGGCATGAAGTTTACCACCCTGGCCGGTGTCATGGGCGGCGGCGCTACCACCCCGGGCTTTGTGGGGCACTCCAAGTTCAATACCATTCAACGCAAATTTATCCGCGGCGACGGTCCCGCGGATATGGATGAAGGCGGACTGCTGCGGATCGTCTGGATGCCCAAGATGCTCAAAGAAGAGCTCAAAGATAAAATTGATTCACGGGCCGAAGAGCTGGGTGTTCCGGATTTCTATGACAAGATTGCCGATGAGAGCGTTGGCACCACGGAAGAAGAAGTCGTGGAATTCCTCAAGGAAAAAGGGCATCCGGCGATGAAACTTGACTCGATCGTCGGTTAA
- the acsC gene encoding acetyl-CoA decarbonylase/synthase complex subunit gamma produces the protein MALTGIQIFKLLPQTNCKECGFPTCLAFAMQLASGKAELDACPYVSDEAREQLAEASAPPILPVQIGKGVRKRTIGGETVLYRHEKTFYNQTVIATKVGSDISEDELKKKLTTWNALQFERVGFNMRPELVAVEDVNGDKDAFAKVAKTIAETSEFNLILMSENADVMKAGVEATAFKAPLIYAATDKTVDDYGNLAKENDLPLAVKADSVENLMPLTDKLLGMGLKRLVIDSGSREVKQAFQDQVAIRRAALKAGNRSLGFPTITFPCEMASNLEMETLIAGMFVAKYGAITVVSDFTSETLFPLLLERLNIYTDPQRPMTMEEGIYEIGKPDENSPVMITTNFALTYFVVSGEIEGSKVPTWLLVKDTEGLSVLTAWAAGKFAGDDVGMFINKSGIKDKVKHQEVIIPGYAAAIVGEMEEELPEWTVTVGPREAAHIPAFLKNR, from the coding sequence ATGGCACTAACCGGTATTCAGATATTTAAGCTTCTTCCGCAGACCAACTGCAAGGAGTGCGGGTTCCCCACCTGTCTTGCCTTTGCCATGCAGCTGGCTTCCGGTAAGGCGGAGCTCGATGCCTGCCCCTATGTCTCGGATGAAGCAAGGGAACAACTGGCGGAAGCCTCTGCCCCCCCCATCCTGCCGGTGCAGATCGGTAAGGGTGTGCGAAAGCGCACCATTGGCGGGGAAACCGTATTGTATCGGCATGAAAAAACATTTTACAACCAGACTGTGATTGCGACCAAAGTGGGCTCCGATATTTCCGAAGATGAGCTGAAGAAAAAACTGACCACCTGGAATGCCCTCCAGTTTGAGCGGGTGGGGTTTAATATGCGGCCTGAACTGGTTGCGGTGGAGGATGTCAACGGCGATAAGGATGCATTCGCCAAAGTGGCCAAAACCATTGCCGAGACCTCTGAGTTCAACCTCATCCTCATGTCGGAGAATGCGGACGTCATGAAGGCCGGTGTTGAGGCCACGGCTTTTAAGGCCCCGCTGATTTATGCGGCCACAGACAAGACCGTGGATGATTATGGCAATCTTGCCAAGGAAAATGATCTGCCCCTGGCCGTGAAGGCGGATTCAGTGGAAAACCTGATGCCCTTAACAGACAAGCTCCTCGGCATGGGCTTGAAGCGTCTGGTCATTGATTCCGGCTCCCGGGAAGTCAAGCAGGCCTTTCAGGATCAGGTGGCCATTCGCCGGGCGGCCCTGAAAGCGGGCAACCGCTCCCTTGGGTTCCCCACGATTACCTTCCCCTGTGAAATGGCATCCAATCTGGAGATGGAGACACTGATCGCCGGCATGTTTGTTGCCAAATACGGGGCGATTACGGTGGTTTCGGATTTTACTTCGGAAACGCTGTTTCCGCTGCTCTTGGAGCGTTTAAACATCTACACCGACCCGCAGCGGCCTATGACCATGGAAGAGGGGATCTATGAAATCGGCAAGCCGGATGAAAACTCACCGGTTATGATTACCACCAATTTCGCTCTTACCTATTTTGTGGTTTCCGGTGAAATCGAAGGCAGCAAAGTGCCGACCTGGCTGCTGGTCAAAGACACGGAAGGCCTTTCCGTATTGACCGCCTGGGCGGCCGGAAAATTTGCCGGCGATGATGTGGGCATGTTCATCAATAAATCCGGGATCAAGGACAAGGTTAAACACCAGGAGGTCATTATTCCGGGTTATGCGGCGGCCATCGTGGGTGAAATGGAAGAAGAGCTGCCGGAGTGGACGGTGACGGTCGGGCCGCGTGAAGCAGCCCATATCCCGGCGTTTCTTAAAAACAGATAA
- a CDS encoding site-specific integrase, which produces MEEQRRADEALADEQKQRENITFGVAAEMYLDWSRTNKKSYEQDKSRHEIHLKERFDHLPMKNISAFPHLETLKRDIQKKKLADATLFQVLQEIRAIYRKAIEWGLYSGPIPTENTKNLFPKINNKRVGFLSPDQANELLGRTKEKSLTLYCQCVLALHAGLRFGEIAALEWSDINVSAGTIHIRNPKSGRDRYAYINDAISEMFDELIEARTKKGREFAGLIFPDTRGRLQKHVSRSFYECIKDMGLNEGITDQKQRISFHSLRHTFGSQLAAAGFPIQLIQELMGHQSLEMTSRYSHFAPGLRQDAAKALGELFTGKQDGQEPGAKVISLENKQ; this is translated from the coding sequence ATGGAAGAGCAGCGCCGGGCCGATGAAGCGCTTGCCGATGAGCAAAAACAGCGTGAAAATATTACCTTCGGTGTGGCCGCTGAAATGTATTTGGATTGGTCCAGGACAAATAAAAAATCTTATGAGCAGGACAAAAGCCGGCATGAAATCCACCTGAAGGAACGGTTTGACCACCTGCCAATGAAAAATATTTCTGCCTTTCCCCACCTGGAAACCCTCAAACGGGATATCCAGAAAAAAAAGCTTGCCGATGCCACCTTGTTTCAGGTTCTCCAGGAAATCCGGGCCATCTATCGCAAGGCCATAGAGTGGGGGTTATACAGCGGGCCGATACCGACGGAAAACACAAAAAATCTATTCCCCAAAATCAACAACAAGCGGGTTGGGTTCCTCTCCCCCGATCAGGCAAATGAGCTGCTCGGGCGGACAAAAGAAAAATCCCTTACTCTTTATTGTCAGTGTGTCCTTGCCCTTCATGCGGGCCTTCGGTTTGGGGAAATTGCCGCCCTGGAGTGGTCGGATATCAATGTCAGCGCCGGCACCATTCATATCAGAAACCCAAAATCCGGCCGGGATCGGTACGCGTATATTAATGACGCCATATCGGAAATGTTTGATGAGCTGATAGAGGCCAGAACCAAAAAGGGCCGGGAATTTGCCGGGCTTATTTTCCCGGATACTCGGGGCCGCCTTCAAAAGCATGTGAGCAGATCCTTCTATGAGTGCATCAAGGATATGGGCTTGAATGAGGGTATCACCGATCAAAAGCAGCGGATCAGCTTTCATTCTCTACGCCACACCTTCGGCAGCCAGTTAGCGGCGGCCGGGTTTCCGATTCAGCTAATACAGGAGCTTATGGGCCATCAATCTTTAGAGATGACTTCACGGTATAGCCATTTTGCGCCCGGGTTGCGCCAGGATGCCGCCAAAGCCCTGGGGGAGCTATTCACGGGGAAACAGGACGGCCAGGAGCCGGGCGCTAAGGTCATTTCATTGGAAAATAAACAATAA